AGGAGCCTTTGCCGGAACTCGACCTGACACGAACATTTCGCAACAAACACAAGCGCCTGGATTTGCCCAGCGGCGACAGTATTCGCAAAATCCTCCAGCAGACTAACAAAGTCCGCGAGCAAGACGAACTCGACTGTGGTGCCTGCGGTTATGCCACCTGTCGTGAACATGCTATTGCCGTCTATCAGGGGTTGGCGGATATTGAGATGTGCCTGCCCTACTCGCTGCAACGCTTGGAAGAGGACCGTGTCATTCTTGCCCAGAAATACGAACTGGCCAAGCATGCCCTGTCACAGGAATTCGGCGAAGTAGAGATTGTCGGTAAAGATCCCCATACCATCGAGGTGCTCAACCTGATTCGTCAGGTCGGGCCGACCCCGACCACAGTTCTGATCCGCGGTGAAAGCGGCACCGGCAAGGAACTCACGGCCCGCGCCATCCACCAGATGAGCCAACGCGCTGACAAAACCCTGGTCACTCTCAACTGCACCACCCTTACCGACAGCCTGCTGGAAAGTGAACTGTTCGGTCACAAAAAAGGCGCTTTTACCGGTGCATTAACAGACAAACGCGGCCTATTTGAAGCGGCCAATGGCGGTACCATCTTCCTTGATGAGATCGGCGACATCACCCCCAAGCTGCAGGCGGAGTTACTGCGCGTGCTTGACAGTGGCGAAATCCGCCCCGTGGGTGGCAACAGCAGCCGACAAGTGGATGTTCGCCTGATCGCCGCGACCAACAAAAACCTTGAGCAAGGCGTTACCGATGGCTGGTTTCGTGAAGATCTATTCTACCGTCTGAATGTGTTCTCCATCACCATGCCGCCGCTGCGCAGTCGCCTCGGCTCTCTCGAAGCCCTGGTGGAACAATTTCTGCGCAGCACCAGTAAACGCGTGAACAAAACCATCGACAGCATTGACCGCCGCGCCATTGAAGCGATGCGCAACTACCAGTGGCCAGGCAATATCCGCGAACTGCAGAACATCATCGAACGTGCAGCCGTGCTGACCCAAGACAACTGCATTCACCTGGAGAACCTGCCGGTTGTTTTTACCGAGTTAATTGCCAAACACCACGACGATCCGGACCAGCCGCTGACATCGTTTCGCGACAGCCTTGACCGTCAATTGCAACTGATTGAAAAAGGCTTGCTGAAAAGCTACCTTGAGCAGACTCAGGGCAACGTTTCAGAGGCTGCCCGCCGCGCCCAACTACCACGCCGCAGCATGTATCGCCTGCTGGAACGGCACAATTTAAGCGGTGAAGATTATCGTCCCGGAGAAAAGTGAGTCATCGAAGACACACCAACAAGAAATGTGTGCCAGCAGTGACACGCTTTTTATTGAACTTGACCACAGAACGGCAAGCATCTCAACTTAGCCAAAATATAAAATCACGTAAATTTAGCAATTTACAGCTTTTTTCCTTTATCATAAAAAGATGGCACGCTCGCTGCAAACATACTTAGCCATACTAAATTGATACGGGAGCTACAACATTTCTACCCCCTTTCAGAAATAACCTCCCAACTTTATACGCCGTACCGGGATCTCTCTCCCCCGGACGGCGTTTTTTTTTGCCCCAGAACACACGCTAAACACAGGCAGATGAAGACAAACGGTTACTCGCCCCCCCCCCAGAGATTCCATTACCGGCACGGATATTCTTATAACTCCGGACTGAGAGACGCCCCCATGGCCCCATTGACATCTCCACAGAAGATGGTGCCCGAGCCCACCAGGGGCTCACCACCATCAGACAATGACCTTGCCGCTAAAACCGCCTTCATGCTATGATCCGCAAGTTTTACATTTCACAACCTGAATCAGCGAATGGCTCGGTGAATACAAGCTTTCCCCTCTGCCCATCCACAAATGACAGGTTGAATTAGAGACGTCCCATTCGAACCCGTTCGAATGACACAAAATATGAATGAGAACACTCGTTAACCAGCAGGAGGCGTAACACATGGCAGGTCACAGTAAGTGGGCAAATATCAAACACCGCAAAGGGGCACAGGACGCCAAGCGCGGAAAAATCTTTACCAAACTGATCAAGGAAATCACCGTTGCCGCGAAAATCGGCGGAGGCGATCTGGAAGCCAATCCGCGTCTGCGCACCGCTGTTGACAAGGCAAAAGGCGGCAACATGCCGAAAGACACCATTGAGCGCGCCATCAAAAAAGGCACCGGCGATCTCGACGGCGTCAGCTACGAAGAGGGAACCATGGAGGGTTATGGTCCGGGAGGTGTCGCTGTTATGGTCGAAATCATGACCGACAACCGAACCCGTACCGTTGCTGATGTTCGCCACTGCTTCACCAAGCACAACGGCAGCCTTGGAGTCGATGGCTCCGTTGCGTTTCTGTTTGACCGCAAAGGCCTGATCGCCATCAGCAATGAAGCCGATTTTGACACCATCTTTGAGATTGCCCTGGAAAATGGTGCCGAAGACGTCAAGGACGAGGGCGAAAGCTATGAAGTGATCACCGAGCCCAACGAGTTCACTGCGGTACGTGACGCACTGGCCGAGCAAGGTATTGAGTTTGAAAGTGCCGAAGTCACCATGATCCCGCAGAACACCGTTGAACTGGAAGGCAAAAAAGCCGAGCAAATGCTCAAGCTGATGGACATGCTGGAAGATAATGACGACGTCCAAAACGTCTACACCAATGCCGACATTGACGATGATGTCATCGCGGAACTGTTTGGCTAGCAGCCCGTATGCGCATTCTCGGCATTGATCCGGGCACCCGGATTACCGGTTACGGCATTATCGACCAACAGGGCAACCGCTTACGTCACGTCGACAACGGGGCAATCTACACCCAAAGCAGTGACGCGCTGCCCAAGCGGCTGAAAAAAATCCACGATGGCTTGTGCGAGATCATCCTGCAATATCGCCCGGATGCCGTGGCCATCGAACAGGTCTTTGTTGCCAAAAACGCACTGTCGGCACTGAAACTCGGCCAGGCGCGGGGCGCAGCGATTGTTGCCGGTGTCAATGCCGACCTGCCGGTCTCTGAGTACAGCGCCCTGCAGGTGAAAAGTGCCGTGGTTGGCTATGGCAAGGCAGCCAAGAGCCAGGTCCAGCAGATGGTCAAGGCACTGATGAACCTGCCGGAGGTTGCTCAGGAAGACGCGTCGGACGCTCTGGCTGTGGCCATTTGTCATGCCCACAGCGCCCATGTCAATGGTCAGGTTCGCCAGGCTTTAAAACCCACTTCAACCACCAGAAGAAGGTCACGATGATTGCTCGACTGTGCGGAACCATTGTCAGCAAAACCATTGATCAGGTGATCGTTGACGTCAACGGCGTCGGCTATCAGGTCAGTGTACCACTTTCGAGTTTTTATCAGCTCGAAGAGAATCAGACGGCCACTCTGCAGATCTACACCCACGTGCGCGAAGACGCCCTGCAGTTATTTGGCTTTCAGAGTCTGGACGAAAAACAGATGTTTATCTTACTGTTGTCCATTTCCGGCATTGGCCCTAAAGTGGCCTTAAACATCCTGTCGCACATGGACTGCCATGCCTTGCGCGACTGCCTGCTGCAGGAAGACGCCAAGCGCCTGGCCACACTACCGGGCATCGGCAAAAAAACCGCCGATCGATTGATTCTTGAACTGCGTGAAAAAGTCCGCAAACTTTATCCGGAGCAGCCCCAGACCACTCAAGCGGCTCCCGAAGGAGTCCTTCATAACAATCATCACGATGATGCTCTTTCAGCGCTGATCAATCTGGGGTATAAAGAAAAACAGGCCAGCGCCGCCCTGTCGCGCTTGACCCGCGAATTCAGCAGCATGGAAGAGATGCTTAAAGCAGCTCTGCAACAGCTCAGCCAGTAGGAGTGTCGATGACGGACCGCTTGATCAGTGCCGAACTCAGCGATGAAGACAACATCGACAACCCGTTGCGGCCACGGACCCTGAACGAATACATCGGCCAGGAAAAAGCCAAAGAGAACCTTGAAGTGTTCATCCAGGCGGCGCTCAATCGCAGTGAAGCCCTGGACCATGTCCTGTTTTACGGACCGCCCGGGTTGGGTAAGACCACCCTGGCCAACATCATTGCCAGCGAAATGGGTGTCAGCATCAAAAGCACTTCCGGTCCGGTCATTGAAAAAGCCGGTGACCTGGCCGCGATCCTCACCAACCTTGAGGAGGGCGACGTGCTGTTTATTGATGAGATCCACCGATTATCCCCTGTGGTCGAAGAGATTCTCTACCCGGCGATGGAAGACTATCAGATCGATATCATGATCGGTCAAGGACCGTCGGCACGGACCATCAAACTGGACATTCCCCGCTTTACTCTGGTGGGCGCCACCACCCGCGCCGGCTTACTCTCTTCCCCGCTACGCGACCGTTTTGGCGTTATCTGCCGGTTGCAATTTTACACCCACGCCCAACTGGCCGTCATCGTCAAACGCAGCGCCTCTATTCTCGGCGTGCCCATTGACGAAAAAGGTGCTCTGGAAATCGCCCGTCGCAGCCGAGGGACACCGCGTATTGCCAATCGCCTACTGCGCCGCGTCCGCGATTTTGCCCAGGTTCAGAACGACGGTAGCATCAACTGTGACATTGCTGACACAGCTCTGACTCGTCTTGAGGTCGACAAAATAGGCTTCGACCACATGGACTGTCTGATGTTGCAGACCATCATGGATAAATTTTCCGGCGGTCCGGTTGGCCTAGACACACTGGCTGCAGCAATCGGCGAGGAAAAAGATACCATTGAAGAGGTCATTGAACCGTTCCTGCTCCAGCAGGGGTATATCAACCGCACCCCGCGCGGGCGCATGGTTACCGAACTGGCCTACCGCCATTTTCACCGTCGGCCGCAAGGCAAACAAGCCGACATGTTCCAACCTAAAGGCTAACGACATCTTATCGTGATGGATCCAGCAACACACCAGCGCTTCATCCAGCAGCTCTGCCACTGGGCTGCTATCTATATCGCCCAGGGACGTTCACCGTTTCGCAAAGCGGAAGCGGGCACGCCACTAACCACGGCACAGGGAGCACTATGCCCAGACATGGTGCTGTGGATCAATCAGGACAGTTTTGTCGCCGGTGGATTTGTTCAAATCCCTGACTGTGAAGACGACCTGGGCACCCCTTGCGCCTGCGCCGAAAGCCTGGGCGTTAACTACTTCGCCACCTGGGGCAGCAAAAGACTGACCATCTGGCAAGCAGACAACCGTAAAATCATCGAACAATGGCCAGTTCCGCCGCTGGACCAAGATAGTCCGAAAGCCTATGAGATGCTGCTGGTTCAACTTATGGACGAGTTTCGCACCCTGGCCGTTATCGGAGCCTGCCCCCCGGACAAACTCTCGCACTGGCATCTGACAAATCTGTGTCTGGGCACAGTCAACAAAGCAATCCCCCTGCTCAGTGAACATCTGCGTCGTACGCGCAGCGACCAGGTAAAAACCATCGAGACGGCCGAGTTACAGGCCGAAAACAAACTGACCTTGGTCATTGCCCGCCTGCTGGTGCTTCAATATTTGAAAAAACTGCCCTACAGCATTGAACCGGAGCGTCTGGATCTAGCGTTAAAAGAGTTCAGTGCAGCACTTGACATTACCCAGCTCGACCAGTTGTCAGGCCACGGTAATGAGCCGGACCTGGACGAACAAAGCCAGGTTCTACTACACCACCTGCTGCGTCGCCTCGACCAGATTGGTCTGTTTCGCCAACCGCAACGCGCGATTCGCTTCATCAACCAGCTGCTCCACGCCACAGCGTCCAGCCCTCTGTCGACTGAAGAAAATTCAGTCAACGCAGCGCTTCACATGCAACACTGCAGCGTCTCCCAGAACGATGCTGAACTGGTGGAAGTA
The nucleotide sequence above comes from Desulfuromonas acetoxidans DSM 684. Encoded proteins:
- the ruvA gene encoding Holliday junction branch migration protein RuvA — encoded protein: MIARLCGTIVSKTIDQVIVDVNGVGYQVSVPLSSFYQLEENQTATLQIYTHVREDALQLFGFQSLDEKQMFILLLSISGIGPKVALNILSHMDCHALRDCLLQEDAKRLATLPGIGKKTADRLILELREKVRKLYPEQPQTTQAAPEGVLHNNHHDDALSALINLGYKEKQASAALSRLTREFSSMEEMLKAALQQLSQ
- a CDS encoding YebC/PmpR family DNA-binding transcriptional regulator; the encoded protein is MAGHSKWANIKHRKGAQDAKRGKIFTKLIKEITVAAKIGGGDLEANPRLRTAVDKAKGGNMPKDTIERAIKKGTGDLDGVSYEEGTMEGYGPGGVAVMVEIMTDNRTRTVADVRHCFTKHNGSLGVDGSVAFLFDRKGLIAISNEADFDTIFEIALENGAEDVKDEGESYEVITEPNEFTAVRDALAEQGIEFESAEVTMIPQNTVELEGKKAEQMLKLMDMLEDNDDVQNVYTNADIDDDVIAELFG
- the ruvC gene encoding crossover junction endodeoxyribonuclease RuvC; amino-acid sequence: MRILGIDPGTRITGYGIIDQQGNRLRHVDNGAIYTQSSDALPKRLKKIHDGLCEIILQYRPDAVAIEQVFVAKNALSALKLGQARGAAIVAGVNADLPVSEYSALQVKSAVVGYGKAAKSQVQQMVKALMNLPEVAQEDASDALAVAICHAHSAHVNGQVRQALKPTSTTRRRSR
- the ruvB gene encoding Holliday junction branch migration DNA helicase RuvB; amino-acid sequence: MTDRLISAELSDEDNIDNPLRPRTLNEYIGQEKAKENLEVFIQAALNRSEALDHVLFYGPPGLGKTTLANIIASEMGVSIKSTSGPVIEKAGDLAAILTNLEEGDVLFIDEIHRLSPVVEEILYPAMEDYQIDIMIGQGPSARTIKLDIPRFTLVGATTRAGLLSSPLRDRFGVICRLQFYTHAQLAVIVKRSASILGVPIDEKGALEIARRSRGTPRIANRLLRRVRDFAQVQNDGSINCDIADTALTRLEVDKIGFDHMDCLMLQTIMDKFSGGPVGLDTLAAAIGEEKDTIEEVIEPFLLQQGYINRTPRGRMVTELAYRHFHRRPQGKQADMFQPKG
- a CDS encoding sigma 54-interacting transcriptional regulator gives rise to the protein MTGPIKTVKERCRKCYACVRNCPVKAIKVKANYAEVIYPRCIGCGKCIAVCTQKAKIIADSSEETRQFLATAKKTVAVLGCSFPAFFHDASPGQLVTGLKRLGFSEVHEGASGVELISDSYMDQVEQSPDQPLISTHCPTIVDLIERHYPQMLKNLMTTVSPMIAIGRFIKAHHGDDVRVIYISSCIAGKFEIAAEQVAGAIDGVLTYKELSQMFRQQKLDLNRLGTTPFDGLEPQKGQLFPITGGPFQVFDVKDDFFHPQFISTEGEENSLEIIRDLAAGRIQARLVDIRFCNGGCIGGPGKNNRLTTFSKRTLIHQYFQSGSTTYKTNPRYQEPLPELDLTRTFRNKHKRLDLPSGDSIRKILQQTNKVREQDELDCGACGYATCREHAIAVYQGLADIEMCLPYSLQRLEEDRVILAQKYELAKHALSQEFGEVEIVGKDPHTIEVLNLIRQVGPTPTTVLIRGESGTGKELTARAIHQMSQRADKTLVTLNCTTLTDSLLESELFGHKKGAFTGALTDKRGLFEAANGGTIFLDEIGDITPKLQAELLRVLDSGEIRPVGGNSSRQVDVRLIAATNKNLEQGVTDGWFREDLFYRLNVFSITMPPLRSRLGSLEALVEQFLRSTSKRVNKTIDSIDRRAIEAMRNYQWPGNIRELQNIIERAAVLTQDNCIHLENLPVVFTELIAKHHDDPDQPLTSFRDSLDRQLQLIEKGLLKSYLEQTQGNVSEAARRAQLPRRSMYRLLERHNLSGEDYRPGEK